From a region of the Rathayibacter sp. VKM Ac-2804 genome:
- a CDS encoding nucleotidyltransferase family protein, with the protein MRPTAHLPLHAAVGLAHALVDDVARRARVRALFIKGPIADAHRIRRPHPSSDADVLVDPREADRLLALLAERGWSVRPGSAAHRAFVTHSVTLLHPSWPCDIDVHTSWPGFFTDPQHAFEVLWRTRCEIEVAGVPVRASGVDAAVVVSALHSLRSPHQRRSEEELDELVAAVAAQHREGAVAALAAELGCLEPIAPFLARIGASVALPARPSQQYALWRLRTRRPSRTADWLLAVAEAPTLAERLVLLRRALLPTRRDLVVDHPLAPRTAVARLGLRGRRFAAAAGALPVAVRDLVAVRRARTEVRGAPDPRERTAEPRRSDAPPAPAPGGPAASSVGGVDGASAETTGHAVSASSRRPRTRAGVATMATADGLYLLPLGAGGPARPYLLQGAARLLWELFSEQGCCTRAEAAAVVRDADDLEALVAAEAQADLDRLLDELVELGLLTG; encoded by the coding sequence GTGCGACCCACCGCTCACCTCCCGCTGCACGCCGCCGTCGGGCTCGCCCACGCGCTGGTCGACGACGTCGCCCGGAGAGCCCGGGTCCGCGCGCTCTTCATCAAGGGCCCGATCGCCGATGCGCATCGGATCCGCCGCCCCCATCCCTCCAGCGACGCGGACGTGCTGGTCGACCCGCGCGAGGCGGACCGGCTCCTCGCGCTGCTCGCCGAGCGCGGCTGGTCGGTCCGGCCGGGATCCGCGGCGCACCGCGCGTTCGTCACCCACTCGGTGACCCTCCTGCATCCCTCCTGGCCGTGCGACATCGATGTGCACACGAGCTGGCCCGGCTTCTTCACCGACCCGCAGCACGCCTTCGAGGTGCTCTGGCGGACCCGCTGCGAGATCGAGGTCGCCGGAGTGCCGGTCCGAGCGAGCGGAGTCGACGCGGCGGTCGTCGTCTCGGCCCTGCACAGCCTCCGCTCGCCGCACCAGCGGCGCAGCGAGGAGGAGCTGGACGAGCTCGTCGCGGCGGTCGCGGCCCAGCACCGGGAGGGGGCGGTGGCGGCACTGGCCGCCGAACTCGGCTGCCTCGAGCCGATCGCACCCTTCCTCGCCCGGATCGGGGCGTCCGTCGCGCTGCCCGCCCGCCCGAGTCAGCAGTACGCGCTCTGGCGGCTGCGCACCCGTCGACCGAGCCGGACGGCGGACTGGCTGCTGGCGGTCGCGGAGGCGCCGACGCTCGCGGAGCGACTCGTCCTGCTCCGGCGGGCGCTCCTCCCCACCCGTCGGGACCTCGTCGTCGATCACCCGCTGGCGCCCCGGACCGCCGTCGCTCGGCTGGGGCTCCGCGGGCGGCGGTTCGCGGCGGCGGCCGGCGCCCTCCCGGTCGCCGTCCGGGATCTCGTCGCCGTGCGTCGCGCTCGCACCGAGGTGCGCGGTGCCCCGGACCCGCGAGAGCGGACGGCCGAGCCTCGTCGATCCGATGCTCCTCCCGCCCCGGCGCCCGGCGGTCCTGCGGCCTCGAGCGTCGGCGGTGTCGACGGCGCGTCGGCGGAGACGACCGGCCACGCCGTGAGCGCGTCGTCCCGGCGTCCGCGGACCCGCGCAGGAGTGGCGACCATGGCGACGGCCGACGGCCTCTACCTCCTCCCGCTCGGCGCCGGCGGGCCGGCTCGGCCGTACCTTCTGCAGGGGGCCGCTCGGCTGCTCTGGGAGCTGTTCTCGGAGCAGGGATGCTGCACGCGTGCCGAGGCGGCCGCTGTCGTCCGCGACGCCGACGACCTCGAGGCTCTCGTCGCCGCGGAGGCACAGGCCGACCTCGACCGGCTGCTCGACGAGCTCGTCGAGCTCGGACTCCTGACGGGTTGA
- a CDS encoding glycosyltransferase — MRALRDGYASRPAHRVERVSHLAEVVLRAGLRLPCPGLALRASYLSKILFDRAAASVDLAEARVVLGFPGACLALFRAHPGARRVFHAVDAHPRAHNRELLRHFSRRRSWDERYPARLVRRIEKELRLADVVLTPSAIVSAQMARYGVDRAKIVEIPYGVSLEGFTPEGPAVERHLERPRLVCAAHVSRRKGIPQLLDAVRGLPVDLVLAGGVFDRRILRGAPSNVIVAGPLSADELAREFRAADAFVLPTLEDACSLVVAEAAASGLPVITTDANGASALLGALPGTVLPAGDVEALKEALGRVPLLDRTTRRAVAEAARSAATSITDWSAYAERVLDVVLAEEGAPCGRDRAGEATRRTRS, encoded by the coding sequence ATGCGCGCGCTGCGGGACGGCTACGCGTCCCGCCCCGCCCACCGGGTCGAGCGGGTGTCGCACCTGGCGGAGGTGGTGCTCCGGGCCGGTCTCCGGCTGCCCTGTCCCGGCCTCGCACTGCGGGCCTCCTACCTCTCCAAGATCCTCTTCGACCGGGCGGCGGCGTCCGTCGACCTCGCGGAGGCCCGGGTCGTGCTGGGCTTCCCCGGCGCCTGCCTCGCGCTCTTCCGCGCCCACCCCGGCGCCCGGCGGGTCTTCCACGCCGTCGACGCGCATCCGCGCGCGCACAACCGTGAGCTCCTCCGGCACTTCTCCCGTCGTCGGAGCTGGGACGAGCGCTACCCCGCGCGCCTGGTGCGCCGGATCGAGAAGGAGCTGCGGCTCGCCGACGTCGTCCTCACGCCGTCGGCGATCGTCTCGGCGCAGATGGCGCGCTACGGCGTCGATCGCGCGAAGATCGTCGAGATCCCCTACGGCGTGAGCCTGGAAGGCTTCACCCCCGAGGGGCCGGCGGTCGAACGCCACCTCGAGCGGCCACGGCTCGTCTGCGCGGCCCACGTCTCCCGCCGGAAGGGCATCCCCCAGCTCCTCGACGCCGTCCGAGGACTGCCGGTGGACCTCGTCCTCGCCGGCGGCGTCTTCGATCGGCGGATCCTGCGCGGCGCCCCCTCGAACGTGATCGTCGCCGGACCGCTGTCCGCGGACGAGCTGGCGCGGGAGTTCCGGGCCGCCGACGCGTTCGTCCTCCCGACGCTGGAGGACGCCTGCTCGCTGGTCGTCGCCGAAGCCGCGGCCTCCGGGCTCCCGGTGATCACGACCGACGCCAACGGCGCCTCCGCTCTCCTCGGTGCGCTGCCCGGCACGGTCCTGCCCGCCGGAGACGTCGAGGCGCTCAAGGAGGCGCTCGGCCGGGTGCCGCTGCTCGATCGCACGACCCGGCGGGCGGTCGCGGAGGCGGCGCGCTCCGCAGCGACGTCGATCACGGACTGGAGCGCGTACGCGGAGCGCGTGCTCGACGTCGTCCTCGCCGAGGAGGGCGCTCCCTGTGGGCGGGACCGGGCGGGAGAAGCGACTCGACGGACACGGAGCTGA
- a CDS encoding glycosyltransferase gives MLRRLDGTAPRVIAVTVTSGRRSVMLARVVEAALEAGAESVHVVFSGNGGQERVLRELLPADVDARVSCTVLPNDLGTAGGFRAAIEYCRTQEPDYAWLLEDDTVPRPDALAVLLASPLALDPRACHASLRETDVYQSQLVSGRPAAEVFPSPGRFLDNDVRRLLDRRAGGRCGGRPQEPIVIPVAPYGGLLVSRAALTDVEPPRQEFVLKGDDREWTRRLTRAGFAITLHPLSRIDDLDSRRSAAERVSATDALLLSSDTRELYLAVRNRTYLDLELARTAGRRGRRAFALNRGLYCAALAARGLRWGRVATTGTILRGVVAGSRGRFLSAR, from the coding sequence ATGCTCCGACGCCTCGACGGCACCGCACCCAGGGTCATCGCCGTGACCGTGACCTCCGGCAGGCGCAGCGTGATGCTCGCCCGCGTCGTCGAGGCGGCGCTGGAGGCGGGTGCCGAATCGGTGCACGTCGTCTTCAGCGGGAACGGCGGGCAGGAGCGCGTGCTGCGCGAGCTGCTCCCGGCGGACGTGGACGCGCGCGTGAGCTGCACCGTCCTGCCCAACGACCTCGGCACGGCCGGAGGCTTCCGGGCGGCGATCGAGTACTGCCGCACGCAGGAGCCGGACTACGCCTGGCTGCTCGAGGACGACACCGTCCCGCGGCCGGACGCCCTCGCCGTGCTGCTGGCCTCGCCCCTGGCGCTCGATCCGAGGGCCTGCCACGCGAGCCTGCGCGAGACCGACGTCTACCAGTCCCAGCTCGTCTCGGGTCGGCCCGCCGCCGAGGTGTTCCCGAGCCCCGGCCGCTTCCTCGACAACGACGTCCGCCGGCTGCTCGACCGACGCGCCGGCGGTCGCTGCGGAGGTCGGCCGCAGGAGCCGATCGTGATTCCGGTCGCGCCCTACGGCGGTCTTCTCGTCTCGCGGGCCGCGCTCACGGACGTGGAACCGCCGCGTCAGGAGTTCGTGCTCAAGGGCGACGACCGGGAGTGGACGCGACGGCTGACGCGGGCCGGCTTCGCGATCACCCTCCACCCCCTGAGCCGGATCGACGATCTCGACTCGAGACGATCGGCGGCGGAGCGCGTCTCGGCGACGGACGCGCTCCTCCTCTCCTCCGACACGCGCGAGCTCTACCTCGCCGTCCGCAACCGGACGTACCTGGACCTGGAGCTGGCCCGCACGGCAGGACGCCGCGGCCGTCGTGCGTTCGCCCTCAATCGCGGTCTGTACTGCGCTGCGCTCGCGGCCCGGGGCCTCCGATGGGGGCGGGTCGCGACGACCGGCACCATCCTCCGCGGCGTCGTCGCGGGCAGCCGGGGGCGCTTCCTGTCCGCACGCTGA